In one Nocardia tengchongensis genomic region, the following are encoded:
- a CDS encoding SDR family NAD(P)-dependent oxidoreductase — MSDHSDDNGTGYLARRRARRDLTGKHVVITGASSGIGRSAALAAAQKGALVILLARRADELSTVVDEIAAAGGAAFGYPCDITDQDSVDRTIEAILAAHGHVDMLVNNAGRSIRRAVHRSTGRMHDFERTMAVNYFGAVRMTLGLLPGMRERKDGHIVNISSAGVQVATPRFAAYLASKAALDKFAEVTAAEMRASNITFTTIHMPLVRTPMITPSGDQGTGTQSPEWAAALIIRALTERPRRIDVPLGTLAEYGNLVAPGIKERVLHRYYRAIPDSPAAKGEAVTEPETTDVEIIAPQRHRRSVPPAVRATGTALRRAARLVPGTHW, encoded by the coding sequence ATGAGTGATCACTCGGATGACAACGGCACCGGTTACCTGGCTCGCAGGCGCGCTCGCCGCGATCTGACCGGCAAGCACGTGGTGATCACCGGCGCATCCTCCGGCATCGGCCGCTCGGCCGCGCTCGCCGCCGCGCAGAAGGGCGCGCTCGTCATCCTGCTGGCCCGGCGCGCCGACGAACTGTCCACCGTGGTGGACGAGATCGCCGCCGCGGGCGGCGCCGCCTTCGGCTACCCGTGCGACATCACCGACCAGGACTCGGTCGACCGCACCATCGAGGCCATCCTCGCCGCGCACGGCCACGTCGACATGCTGGTCAACAATGCCGGCCGCTCCATCCGCCGCGCCGTGCACCGCTCCACCGGCCGCATGCACGACTTCGAACGCACCATGGCCGTCAACTACTTCGGCGCGGTCCGCATGACCCTGGGCCTGCTGCCCGGCATGCGGGAACGCAAGGACGGCCACATCGTGAACATCTCCAGCGCCGGCGTCCAGGTCGCCACCCCGCGCTTCGCCGCCTACCTGGCCAGCAAGGCCGCCCTCGACAAGTTCGCCGAGGTGACCGCCGCCGAAATGCGGGCCAGCAACATCACTTTCACCACCATCCACATGCCCCTGGTCCGCACCCCCATGATCACTCCCAGCGGCGACCAGGGCACCGGCACCCAATCCCCCGAATGGGCCGCCGCCCTCATCATCCGCGCCCTCACCGAACGCCCCCGCCGCATCGACGTCCCCCTCGGCACCCTCGCCGAATACGGCAACCTGGTCGCCCCCGGCATCAAGGAGCGCGTCCTGCACCGCTACTACCGCGCCATCCCCGACTCCCCCGCCGCCAAGGGCGAAGCGGTCACCGAGCCGGAAACCACCGACGTGGAAATCATTGCCCCGCAACGCCACCGCCGCAGTGTCCCGCCCGCGGTCCGCGCCACCGGCACCGCCCTGCGCCGCGCCGCCCGCCTGGTCCCGGGCACCCACTGGTAG
- a CDS encoding sucrase ferredoxin, which translates to MTGFEGLSCSAAALEVPLPGSATRITGWLCVEQSGAWGRDVIGDQVLGPDITPELAARTKAAHVRPTLIRRPGRHEFTGARTVLLASSRPEGSWCERLEITDLRELLDLDLHLLNGPAPGIGAAVTDPLVLVCAHGKRDQCCALLGRPIAASLAAAHPDRVWECSHTGGHRFAPAVIVLPTGLTYGRLDEDSAHTMLAAADKGEVSLTGLRGRSCYTPVEQVAEVAVRQRIADATFTRVTAPGDSSGRTTASGDTDPAAGIDDLTVEPAAGDAEHSTDPTTFAGAALVTHRDGRRWLVTTRTAAYSPRQASCGARPKPATAVVLDRLRQLD; encoded by the coding sequence GTGACGGGGTTCGAGGGATTGTCGTGTTCGGCTGCCGCGCTGGAGGTTCCCCTACCCGGCAGCGCGACCCGCATCACCGGGTGGCTGTGCGTCGAACAGTCCGGGGCGTGGGGTCGCGACGTGATCGGCGACCAGGTCCTCGGGCCCGACATCACCCCTGAACTGGCGGCCCGCACCAAAGCCGCGCATGTGCGGCCCACCCTGATCCGGCGGCCCGGCCGCCATGAATTCACCGGCGCGCGAACCGTTCTGCTCGCCAGTTCCCGGCCCGAGGGCTCCTGGTGCGAGCGGCTCGAGATCACCGACCTGCGCGAACTCCTGGACTTGGATCTGCACCTGCTCAACGGACCCGCCCCCGGAATCGGTGCGGCCGTGACGGATCCGCTGGTGCTGGTGTGCGCCCACGGCAAACGCGATCAATGCTGCGCACTGCTGGGCCGCCCCATCGCCGCGAGCCTGGCCGCCGCCCACCCGGATCGGGTGTGGGAGTGCTCCCACACCGGCGGCCACCGCTTCGCCCCCGCCGTCATCGTCCTGCCGACCGGCCTCACCTACGGTCGCCTGGACGAGGATTCGGCCCACACCATGCTCGCCGCCGCCGACAAGGGCGAGGTCTCCCTCACCGGCCTGCGTGGCCGCAGCTGCTACACGCCGGTCGAGCAGGTCGCGGAAGTCGCGGTCCGCCAGCGCATCGCCGACGCCACCTTCACCCGGGTCACCGCGCCCGGCGACAGTAGCGGCCGGACCACCGCCTCCGGCGACACGGACCCGGCCGCCGGTATCGACGACCTCACCGTCGAACCTGCCGCCGGCGATGCCGAACACTCCACCGACCCCACCACTTTCGCGGGCGCGGCTCTGGTGACCCACCGCGACGGCCGCCGCTGGCTGGTCACCACCCGTACGGCCGCCTACTCGCCCCGCCAGGCCAGCTGCGGCGCGCGCCCGAAACCCGCTACCGCGGTGGTGCTGGACCGGCTCCGCCAACTCGACTGA
- a CDS encoding YdeI family protein has translation MSTSERPTLWFPDEPSFRDWLSANHAAVDGIWLKFAKQGSAYASLDYDGALRQALCFGWIDGQSRKLDDDFFVMGFTPRRRRSQWSQRNVGLAGELIESGLMHPAGQAEVDQAKEDGRWDNAVGRDLPRDFLDALARYPDAAAFFETLPTQSRLAVGYHLGSAVRPETRQRRLEQVIAKLIDGKPL, from the coding sequence GTGTCCACATCCGAGCGTCCCACGCTGTGGTTTCCCGACGAGCCCTCGTTCCGGGACTGGCTGTCGGCCAATCACGCGGCGGTGGACGGCATTTGGCTGAAGTTCGCGAAGCAGGGCTCGGCCTACGCTTCACTCGACTATGACGGCGCGCTCCGGCAGGCCCTGTGCTTCGGCTGGATCGACGGACAGTCCAGGAAACTCGACGACGACTTCTTCGTCATGGGATTCACCCCGCGCCGCCGGCGCAGCCAGTGGTCACAGCGCAATGTGGGGCTGGCGGGCGAGCTGATCGAGTCCGGCCTCATGCATCCGGCCGGGCAGGCCGAAGTGGATCAGGCCAAGGAAGACGGCCGCTGGGACAATGCCGTCGGCCGGGATCTGCCCCGGGACTTCCTCGACGCGCTGGCCCGGTATCCGGACGCGGCGGCCTTCTTCGAGACGCTGCCCACGCAGTCGCGCCTCGCGGTCGGATACCACCTGGGCAGCGCGGTGCGGCCGGAGACCCGGCAGCGGCGGCTGGAGCAGGTCATCGCGAAATTGATCGACGGGAAACCGCTGTGA
- a CDS encoding alpha/beta fold hydrolase: MSIAYRDSGATGGHLYSDTPVLLVHGLGGDGHTWDRFAAQLVRRGRRVIIPDLRGHGRSAHTASYLLPEFANDVLHLCDRLGLDTVDLVGHSLGGYASSWVAMQRPELVRRLVIEEQPLPLRSGDEQLSLTRRFPTIPELWHATTSVIRHPRAVLAFDRSMTGTMFEQFRKPYPEWWEGLSDITAPTLFLRGGPGGMVDPGKLEQLRAGLADCTVRAFDCGHSIHRDSYPAFEAEVLPFLGH; encoded by the coding sequence GTGTCGATCGCCTATCGGGATTCCGGGGCGACAGGCGGGCATCTCTACAGCGACACGCCGGTGCTCCTCGTCCACGGTCTGGGCGGCGACGGGCACACCTGGGACCGGTTCGCCGCCCAACTGGTGCGACGCGGACGGCGGGTGATCATCCCCGACCTGCGCGGGCACGGACGCAGCGCGCACACCGCGTCCTATCTGCTACCGGAATTCGCCAACGACGTCCTGCACCTGTGCGACCGGCTCGGCCTGGACACCGTCGACCTGGTCGGCCACTCCCTCGGCGGATACGCGAGCTCCTGGGTCGCGATGCAACGCCCGGAACTGGTGCGGCGCTTGGTCATCGAGGAACAGCCGCTGCCGCTGCGCTCCGGCGACGAACAGCTGAGCCTCACCCGGCGGTTCCCGACGATCCCCGAACTGTGGCACGCCACCACCAGCGTGATCCGGCACCCGCGTGCGGTCCTGGCCTTCGACCGATCCATGACCGGGACCATGTTCGAGCAGTTCCGCAAGCCGTACCCCGAATGGTGGGAAGGACTGTCCGACATCACCGCACCCACCCTGTTCCTGCGCGGCGGACCCGGCGGCATGGTGGACCCGGGCAAGCTCGAGCAGCTGCGCGCCGGCCTGGCCGACTGCACCGTCCGGGCCTTCGACTGCGGCCACAGCATCCACCGCGACAGCTACCCTGCCTTCGAGGCCGAAGTGCTCCCCTTCCTGGGCCACTGA
- a CDS encoding glycosyltransferase family 39 protein yields the protein MVLNAAAPAVELDEPSPPRPTFATAWVFLLAALCGTFLAVPTLRYDFFGDELYFIAAGAHRSLTYADQGVLIPLVAHLADTVAPGSAPMLRLPAVLMTAAAVVISAAVAYELGGSRTAQLVAAAAYGISPLAATQAVQLSTFSFDATLQAALIWLLIRWIRTRDDRLLIAVGVVAAIDLQVKWFIPTILLCLAAGVIAAGPRELLWRRGLWIGAAIFAASALPGLWWQNQHGWPALAMSKVIGAEQDAAGGGPLACLPQMIGLTGLLGGLLAAWALWSLARERWLRPYLFMLVASGLLVAVVLFGHGRPYYTAGFLPVLFGIGAVALPYYRGERFNRVLRVIALPVIGLSLVIITALVAALPQSSSRVHSEIRTQADFAMRTSIYGSSGWSDLTAKVADAYRRLPESERPKAIIAQNYWQAAAIQNFGRDYGLPPVYSPNRGFGYFGPPPSDIGAVLYVGLDSTEPTLERQFGSVRALDQLNVRNGFPGVNTDIAIWICRGPMHPWPDLWPDMMDLHLPLGI from the coding sequence ATGGTTCTCAATGCTGCCGCCCCCGCGGTCGAACTCGATGAACCGAGCCCGCCGCGGCCGACCTTCGCTACCGCCTGGGTCTTCCTACTAGCCGCGCTGTGCGGGACCTTTCTCGCCGTCCCAACCCTGCGCTACGACTTCTTCGGTGACGAACTCTATTTCATCGCTGCCGGAGCCCACCGCAGTCTCACCTACGCCGACCAAGGCGTCCTGATACCGCTGGTCGCCCACCTGGCCGACACCGTCGCGCCCGGCTCCGCGCCGATGCTGCGGCTCCCGGCCGTCCTGATGACCGCCGCCGCGGTCGTGATCAGCGCCGCAGTCGCCTACGAACTCGGCGGCTCCCGCACCGCCCAACTGGTCGCGGCCGCCGCCTACGGCATCTCCCCGCTCGCCGCCACCCAGGCCGTGCAACTGAGCACCTTCTCCTTCGACGCCACCCTGCAGGCCGCCCTCATCTGGCTGCTGATCCGCTGGATCCGCACCCGAGACGACCGCCTGCTCATCGCCGTCGGCGTCGTCGCCGCCATCGACCTCCAGGTCAAATGGTTCATCCCCACGATCCTGCTCTGCCTGGCCGCCGGCGTGATCGCCGCGGGCCCGCGCGAACTGCTGTGGCGCCGCGGACTCTGGATCGGCGCGGCCATCTTCGCGGCCTCGGCCCTGCCCGGACTGTGGTGGCAGAACCAGCACGGCTGGCCGGCCCTGGCCATGAGCAAGGTGATCGGCGCCGAACAGGACGCGGCCGGCGGCGGACCACTGGCCTGCCTGCCGCAGATGATCGGCCTGACCGGACTGCTCGGCGGCCTGCTCGCGGCCTGGGCGTTGTGGAGTCTGGCCCGCGAACGCTGGCTGCGGCCCTACCTGTTCATGCTGGTGGCCTCCGGACTGCTGGTCGCCGTCGTACTGTTCGGGCACGGCCGGCCCTACTACACCGCGGGCTTCCTGCCGGTGCTGTTCGGCATCGGCGCGGTCGCCCTGCCGTACTACCGCGGTGAGCGGTTCAACCGGGTGCTGCGGGTGATCGCGCTGCCCGTGATCGGGCTGTCGCTGGTCATCATCACAGCGCTGGTGGCCGCCCTGCCGCAGTCGTCGTCGCGAGTGCACAGCGAGATCCGCACCCAGGCCGACTTCGCCATGCGAACCAGCATCTACGGCTCCTCCGGCTGGTCGGACCTGACCGCGAAGGTCGCCGACGCCTACCGGCGGCTACCGGAGTCGGAGCGCCCGAAAGCGATCATCGCCCAGAACTATTGGCAGGCCGCCGCGATCCAGAACTTCGGACGCGACTACGGCCTGCCGCCCGTCTACAGCCCCAACCGCGGCTTCGGCTACTTCGGGCCGCCGCCGAGCGACATCGGCGCCGTGCTCTATGTCGGCCTCGACAGCACCGAACCGACCCTGGAACGGCAGTTCGGCAGCGTGCGCGCCCTCGACCAGCTGAACGTCCGCAACGGGTTCCCCGGCGTCAACACCGACATCGCGATCTGGATCTGCCGCGGACCCATGCACCCCTGGCCCGACCTGTGGCCGGACATGATGGATCTGCACCTGCCGCTCGGCATCTGA
- a CDS encoding DNA polymerase Y family protein, producing MKARRVLVVWCPDWPAVAAAAEAGAEATRAVAVLAANRVVACTATARAEGIRRGLRKREAQGRCPDLLVAQDDPDRDARLFEPVVVAVDATVPGVEVLRPGMLALSARGAARFFGSEEAAAERLVDAVAAVGVECQIGIADELSTAVFAARRAALVPSGKGAEFLAPMPISELAGEPVLAAPRRVELVDLLHRLGLRRIGDFAALTPAEVASRFGADAIVAHRCARAVPERPPAARLPAADLTVEQRCDPPIERVDMAAFAGRMLAAELHTKLSAAAVACTRLVIHAETEAGEQFSRIWRCAEPLTPDSTADRIRWQLDGWLTHRALDRARAYRATRGADRNGRGAWRSGSAPADGYEPDPVDHEDSGPDAAITLLRLEPVEVVSAGALQLGLWGGVGEDEERARRALIRVQSLLGGDAVRMGVLSGGRGPEERITMVTLGDEPVPETDPAQPWPGRLPEPAPALVLTHHPEVRVEAANGTPIWVSDRGMFTADPARLRWGSSSWRLSGWAGPWPVDDRWWAHRFEDGFAARAQVQLDAEDKTRLRALLLIGYNNAWHVEGLYE from the coding sequence GTGAAGGCGCGGCGGGTGCTGGTCGTGTGGTGCCCGGACTGGCCCGCGGTGGCGGCTGCCGCGGAGGCGGGGGCGGAGGCTACGCGGGCGGTGGCGGTGTTGGCGGCCAATCGGGTGGTGGCGTGTACCGCCACCGCTCGGGCGGAGGGGATTCGGCGCGGGCTGCGGAAGCGGGAGGCGCAGGGGCGGTGCCCGGATCTGCTGGTGGCGCAGGATGATCCGGATCGGGACGCGCGGCTGTTCGAACCGGTGGTGGTGGCCGTGGACGCGACGGTGCCGGGGGTGGAGGTGCTGCGGCCGGGGATGCTGGCGCTCTCGGCGCGCGGCGCGGCGCGGTTCTTCGGGTCGGAGGAGGCCGCGGCCGAACGGCTGGTGGACGCGGTGGCGGCGGTCGGGGTGGAATGCCAGATCGGGATCGCCGACGAACTGTCCACGGCGGTCTTCGCGGCCCGCCGCGCCGCTCTGGTGCCGTCCGGCAAAGGGGCGGAATTCCTTGCGCCCATGCCGATCTCGGAGTTGGCGGGGGAGCCGGTGCTGGCCGCGCCGCGGCGGGTCGAACTGGTGGATCTGCTGCACCGGCTGGGGTTGCGCCGGATCGGCGACTTCGCGGCGCTCACGCCCGCCGAGGTGGCGTCGCGGTTCGGCGCGGACGCGATCGTCGCGCACCGGTGCGCCCGCGCGGTGCCGGAGCGGCCGCCCGCCGCCCGCCTGCCCGCCGCCGACCTGACCGTGGAGCAGCGCTGCGATCCGCCGATCGAGCGCGTCGACATGGCGGCCTTCGCGGGCCGCATGCTCGCCGCCGAACTGCACACCAAACTCTCCGCCGCCGCCGTGGCCTGCACCCGCCTGGTGATCCACGCCGAAACCGAAGCGGGCGAACAGTTCTCGCGCATCTGGCGCTGCGCCGAACCCCTCACCCCCGACAGCACCGCCGACCGCATCCGCTGGCAACTCGACGGCTGGCTCACCCACCGCGCCCTGGACCGCGCCCGCGCCTACCGCGCCACTCGCGGCGCGGATCGGAACGGGCGTGGCGCGTGGCGGTCCGGCAGCGCGCCGGCCGACGGGTACGAGCCGGATCCGGTCGACCATGAGGATTCCGGGCCGGATGCGGCCATCACGCTGTTGCGGTTGGAGCCCGTCGAAGTCGTGTCGGCGGGGGCGTTGCAGCTCGGGTTGTGGGGTGGGGTCGGGGAGGACGAGGAGCGGGCTCGGCGGGCGCTGATCCGGGTGCAGAGTCTGCTGGGCGGGGACGCCGTGCGGATGGGGGTGCTCAGTGGCGGGCGGGGGCCGGAGGAGCGGATCACCATGGTGACGCTCGGGGACGAGCCGGTGCCCGAGACCGATCCGGCTCAGCCGTGGCCCGGTCGGTTGCCTGAGCCGGCGCCCGCGCTGGTGCTCACCCACCATCCGGAGGTGCGGGTGGAGGCGGCCAACGGCACACCGATCTGGGTGAGTGACCGCGGGATGTTCACCGCCGATCCCGCGCGTCTGCGGTGGGGGAGCAGTTCCTGGCGGCTGTCGGGCTGGGCCGGGCCGTGGCCGGTGGACGACCGCTGGTGGGCGCATCGTTTCGAGGACGGTTTCGCCGCGCGCGCCCAGGTGCAGCTGGACGCGGAGGACAAGACGCGCCTGCGCGCGCTACTGCTGATCGGCTACAACAACGCCTGGCATGTGGAAGGCCTCTACGAGTAG
- a CDS encoding serine/threonine-protein kinase, which produces MVFRYPAPVTERARPIVGPDYLVAGRYRLQSKLGGGGMGAVWLATDRLLHRDVAIKQVLTTQGLSEEEAREVRSRIMHEGRVAAKLSHEHAIAVYDVVLEAGEPWLVMEYLPSRSVAKALALVDQLSPVEVAQIGAQVADALAAAHVAGIVHRDIKPGNILVADRGDEVGMVKLSDFGISSGANDTSEEIGDVITGTPAYLPPEVARGARPTTASDVFSLGATLYTAIEGRPPYGFDEDSNVIVERAAMAQITPPARSGPLTEVLLHMMEPAPQRRPTMTEARNEILTAAFGPGTAPYILNAPVRTEDGTIPAWAARNSAAGLRSPNSSPLPRPQRTTPAAPVAAQPKSKGLDFDFSKLGPNAGPLAVAIGLLIGLLIIIVILIAL; this is translated from the coding sequence ATGGTTTTCCGCTACCCTGCACCCGTGACCGAACGCGCCCGTCCCATTGTCGGCCCCGATTATCTGGTGGCCGGCCGCTACCGACTGCAATCCAAGCTCGGCGGTGGTGGCATGGGCGCCGTATGGCTGGCCACCGATCGGCTGCTGCACCGTGATGTCGCCATCAAGCAGGTCCTCACCACGCAGGGCCTGAGTGAGGAAGAGGCGCGCGAGGTCCGCAGCCGGATCATGCACGAGGGCCGGGTGGCGGCCAAGCTGTCGCACGAGCACGCCATCGCCGTGTACGACGTGGTGCTGGAGGCCGGTGAACCCTGGCTGGTGATGGAGTACCTGCCGTCGCGCAGTGTCGCCAAAGCCCTTGCGCTGGTGGATCAGCTGTCCCCGGTCGAGGTGGCGCAGATCGGCGCGCAGGTCGCCGACGCGCTGGCCGCCGCGCACGTCGCGGGCATCGTGCACCGCGACATCAAGCCCGGCAATATCCTGGTCGCCGACCGCGGCGACGAGGTCGGCATGGTGAAGCTCTCCGACTTCGGCATCTCCAGCGGCGCCAACGACACCAGCGAGGAGATCGGCGACGTCATCACCGGCACCCCCGCCTACCTGCCGCCGGAGGTCGCCCGCGGCGCCCGCCCCACCACCGCCAGCGACGTATTCTCGCTCGGCGCAACGCTGTACACCGCAATCGAGGGCCGGCCGCCCTACGGTTTCGACGAGGACAGCAATGTCATCGTGGAGCGCGCCGCGATGGCCCAGATCACCCCGCCCGCCCGCAGCGGCCCGCTCACCGAGGTGCTGCTGCACATGATGGAGCCCGCCCCGCAGCGCCGCCCCACCATGACCGAGGCCCGCAACGAGATCCTCACCGCCGCTTTCGGTCCCGGCACCGCGCCCTACATCCTGAACGCGCCGGTCCGCACCGAGGACGGGACGATTCCGGCGTGGGCGGCCCGCAATTCCGCGGCCGGCCTGCGCAGCCCCAACTCCAGCCCGCTGCCCCGCCCGCAGCGCACGACCCCCGCGGCTCCGGTTGCGGCGCAACCCAAGTCGAAGGGCCTGGACTTCGATTTCAGCAAGCTGGGCCCGAACGCGGGCCCGCTCGCGGTGGCGATCGGCCTGCTCATCGGCCTGCTGATCATCATCGTGATCCTGATCGCACTGTAA
- a CDS encoding response regulator transcription factor, translated as MSVRVFLVDDHAVFRSGVRAELSRESDMEVVGEAGGVGEAIAGIKATAPDVVLLDVHMPDGGGVAVLQGIDAGPVCLALSVSDAAEDVIAVIRAGARGYVTKTISGPELADGIRRVSGGDAVFSPRLAGFVLDSFTGKSQVPEPPLDPELDSLTPRELEVLRLLARGYTYREIAETLFISVKTVETHASNVLRKTQQSNRNALTRWAHRRRID; from the coding sequence GTGAGCGTCCGGGTCTTTCTGGTCGACGACCATGCCGTGTTCCGGTCCGGGGTGCGGGCGGAGCTGAGCCGCGAATCCGATATGGAAGTGGTCGGCGAGGCGGGCGGGGTCGGCGAGGCCATCGCCGGGATCAAGGCGACCGCGCCGGACGTGGTGCTGCTCGACGTGCACATGCCCGATGGCGGCGGGGTCGCGGTATTGCAGGGCATCGACGCCGGGCCGGTGTGCCTGGCGCTCAGCGTCTCCGATGCGGCCGAGGACGTGATCGCGGTGATCCGGGCGGGCGCGCGCGGGTACGTCACCAAGACGATTTCGGGGCCGGAGCTGGCCGACGGGATTCGCCGGGTGTCGGGCGGGGACGCCGTGTTCTCGCCGCGGCTGGCCGGGTTCGTGCTCGACTCGTTCACCGGCAAGTCGCAGGTGCCCGAACCGCCACTGGATCCGGAACTGGATTCGCTGACCCCGCGTGAACTGGAAGTGCTGCGACTGCTGGCGCGCGGCTACACCTACCGCGAGATCGCCGAGACGCTGTTCATCTCGGTGAAGACGGTGGAGACGCACGCCTCGAACGTGCTGCGCAAGACCCAGCAGTCCAACCGGAACGCGCTCACGCGCTGGGCGCACCGCCGCCGCATCGACTGA